One Parageobacillus sp. KH3-4 genomic region harbors:
- a CDS encoding pyrimidine-nucleoside phosphorylase has translation MRMVDLIAKKRDGCALTNEEIEFIVRGYTNGEIPDYQMSAFAMAVFFRGMTEEETAALTMAMARSGDVIDLSKIEGIKVDKHSTGGVGDTTTLVLGPLVASVGVPVAKMSGRGLGHTGGTIDKLESVPGFHVEIDNDQFIELVNKNKIAIIGQTGNLTPADKKLYALRDVTATVDSIPLIASSIMSKKIAAGADAIVLDVKTGAGAFMKDFEGAKRLATAMVEIGKRVGRKTMAVISDMSQPLGYAVGNALEVKEAIDTLKGKGPEDLQELCLTLGSYMVYLAEKASSLEEARALLETSIQEGKALETFKVFLGAQGGDASVVDDPAKLPQAKYQWELNAPEDGYVAEIVADEVGTAAMLLGAGRATKEAKIDLSVGLVLHKKVGDAVRKGESLVTIYSNTENIEGVKQKLAKSIRISPIPVAKPPLIYETIS, from the coding sequence ATGAGAATGGTCGATTTAATTGCAAAAAAGCGGGATGGCTGCGCTCTTACGAATGAGGAAATTGAATTTATCGTTCGCGGCTACACGAATGGGGAAATTCCAGATTATCAAATGAGCGCGTTCGCGATGGCGGTGTTTTTCCGCGGCATGACGGAAGAAGAAACGGCGGCGTTGACGATGGCGATGGCCCGCTCAGGAGATGTCATCGATTTATCGAAAATCGAAGGAATTAAAGTGGACAAGCATTCAACGGGCGGCGTCGGCGATACGACGACGCTTGTGTTAGGTCCGCTCGTTGCTTCCGTCGGCGTGCCTGTCGCGAAAATGTCGGGGCGGGGGCTCGGCCATACCGGCGGGACGATCGATAAACTAGAATCGGTCCCAGGATTTCATGTGGAAATCGATAACGATCAATTCATTGAGCTTGTCAATAAAAACAAAATCGCGATTATCGGACAGACCGGCAATTTAACGCCGGCTGATAAAAAGCTATACGCGCTCCGTGACGTCACGGCGACGGTAGATAGCATTCCGCTCATCGCTTCGTCGATTATGAGCAAAAAAATTGCCGCTGGCGCCGACGCGATTGTCTTGGATGTCAAAACGGGAGCCGGCGCGTTTATGAAAGATTTCGAAGGAGCGAAACGACTCGCAACAGCAATGGTCGAAATCGGTAAGCGCGTCGGCCGGAAAACGATGGCGGTCATTTCCGACATGAGCCAGCCGCTCGGATACGCGGTCGGAAACGCGCTCGAAGTGAAAGAAGCGATCGATACGCTCAAGGGAAAAGGACCAGAAGATTTACAAGAACTATGTTTGACGCTTGGAAGCTACATGGTATATTTGGCGGAAAAAGCGTCTTCATTAGAGGAAGCGCGCGCGTTATTAGAAACGTCGATTCAAGAAGGAAAAGCGCTAGAAACGTTCAAAGTGTTTCTCGGCGCGCAAGGCGGCGACGCATCGGTTGTCGATGACCCAGCGAAACTGCCGCAAGCGAAGTACCAATGGGAGCTCAATGCTCCGGAAGATGGGTATGTCGCGGAAATTGTCGCTGACGAAGTCGGAACGGCTGCGATGCTGCTTGGAGCGGGACGGGCGACAAAAGAAGCGAAGATCGATCTTTCTGTCGGCCTCGTTTTGCACAAAAAAGTCGGCGATGCGGTGAGAAAAGGCGAATCGCTTGTTACGATTTACAGCAATACGGAAAATATTGAAGGAGTCAAACAAAAGCTCGCCAAAAGCATCCGCATCTCCCCAATTCCTGTTGCTAAACCACCGCTTATATACGAAACAATTTCATAA
- a CDS encoding D-alanyl-D-alanine carboxypeptidase family protein: MKKLSIRLLLFASVFLLTISANVHAEEKKPKTRGIELADGARSAILIERDTGAVLYEKNANEKLPPASMTKIMTMLLIMEAIDKGELSYKEKVRASEYAASMGGSQIFLEPGEEMTVDELLRGIAIGSGNDASVAMAERIAGSEEAFVEMMNKKAKELGLKNTSFQNATGLPAKGHYSSAHDMAMMARELLKYEDITKYTGKYEDYLRENTDKKFWLVNTNRLVKFYPGVDGLKTGFTSEAKYCLTATAKKNGMRVIAVVFGAPTPKERNAQITRMLDYAFSQYKTHPVYKRNEVVAHVNVSKGKKKAIALVTSEPISILTKKGQSIDQMKKVIKVKENVKAPIKKGDELGTLILKQDGKELLRSPIVAKENVAEASWWDLFKRTLQNFTKSA, from the coding sequence ATGAAGAAGTTATCGATTCGTTTACTCCTTTTTGCATCTGTTTTCCTGTTGACAATCTCCGCCAACGTTCATGCGGAAGAAAAAAAGCCGAAAACGCGCGGGATTGAACTTGCCGATGGGGCAAGGTCTGCCATTTTAATTGAGCGTGATACCGGGGCTGTTTTGTATGAAAAAAACGCCAATGAAAAGCTGCCGCCGGCCAGCATGACAAAAATCATGACAATGCTTCTCATTATGGAGGCGATTGATAAAGGAGAGCTTTCTTATAAGGAAAAAGTACGGGCGAGCGAATATGCTGCATCAATGGGCGGATCGCAGATCTTTTTGGAGCCTGGCGAAGAAATGACAGTGGATGAACTGTTGCGCGGCATTGCGATCGGTTCGGGCAATGACGCGTCAGTTGCCATGGCGGAACGAATCGCCGGATCGGAAGAAGCTTTTGTCGAGATGATGAATAAAAAAGCGAAGGAGCTTGGACTGAAAAACACTTCGTTTCAAAACGCGACAGGGCTACCTGCCAAAGGGCATTATAGCAGCGCGCATGATATGGCGATGATGGCGCGCGAACTGCTAAAATACGAGGATATTACGAAGTATACGGGCAAATACGAGGATTATTTGCGGGAAAACACCGATAAAAAATTTTGGCTTGTGAATACGAATCGGCTCGTTAAATTTTATCCCGGAGTGGACGGTTTAAAAACCGGATTTACAAGCGAAGCGAAATACTGCTTAACAGCGACGGCGAAAAAGAACGGGATGCGCGTCATCGCCGTCGTATTCGGAGCGCCGACGCCAAAGGAACGAAACGCGCAAATTACAAGGATGCTCGATTATGCGTTCAGTCAATATAAAACACATCCAGTCTATAAACGGAACGAAGTGGTTGCCCATGTCAATGTAAGCAAAGGAAAGAAAAAAGCGATTGCGCTTGTTACCTCTGAGCCAATCTCCATATTGACGAAAAAAGGGCAATCGATTGACCAAATGAAAAAAGTGATTAAAGTGAAAGAAAACGTCAAAGCGCCAATTAAAAAAGGAGATGAGCTTGGCACCCTGATTTTAAAACAAGATGGAAAAGAATTGCTTCGTAGCCCAATCGTCGCGAAAGAAAATGTGGCAGAAGCAAGCTGGTGGGATTTGTTTAAACGAACGTTGCAAAATTTTACGAAATCCGCATAA
- the spoIIAA gene encoding anti-sigma F factor antagonist — protein MSLMMDFEVKQDVLIIRLSGELDHHTAEELREKATDALERESIRHIVLNLEHLTFMDSSGLGVILGRYKQIKNLGGEMIVCSISPTVKRLFDMSGLFKIIRLENDEQFALKTLGVA, from the coding sequence GTGAGTCTGATGATGGACTTTGAAGTAAAACAGGATGTATTGATCATCCGGCTTTCCGGCGAACTTGATCATCATACGGCCGAAGAGCTTCGGGAAAAGGCGACGGATGCGCTGGAAAGAGAATCGATTCGCCACATTGTGCTTAATTTAGAACATTTGACGTTTATGGATAGTTCCGGGCTTGGCGTCATTTTAGGACGCTACAAACAAATTAAAAACCTCGGCGGGGAAATGATTGTATGTTCGATTTCGCCAACGGTGAAACGGCTGTTTGACATGTCGGGGCTGTTTAAAATTATTCGTTTAGAAAACGATGAACAATTCGCGCTGAAGACATTGGGGGTGGCGTGA
- the spoIIAB gene encoding anti-sigma F factor, with protein sequence MRNEMHLQFSALSQNESFARVAVAAFVAQLDPTMDELTEIKTVVSEAVTNAIIHGYNNDPNGIVYISVVIEDGVVHLTIKDEGVGIANIEEARQPLFTTKPELERSGMGFTIMENFMDEVVVQSEVNKGTTVYLKKYITKSKALCN encoded by the coding sequence ATGCGAAACGAAATGCACCTCCAATTTTCCGCGCTTAGCCAAAATGAATCGTTTGCTCGTGTAGCGGTTGCTGCATTCGTGGCACAGCTTGATCCAACGATGGATGAATTAACGGAAATTAAAACCGTTGTCTCTGAAGCGGTCACGAACGCGATTATTCACGGCTATAATAACGATCCAAACGGAATCGTATACATTTCCGTTGTGATCGAAGACGGAGTCGTCCATTTGACGATTAAAGACGAAGGTGTCGGCATTGCTAATATTGAAGAGGCACGCCAACCATTGTTTACAACCAAACCGGAATTGGAGCGATCTGGAATGGGATTCACCATCATGGAAAATTTTATGGATGAAGTCGTCGTTCAGTCGGAAGTGAACAAAGGGACAACCGTTTATTTAAAGAAGTATATAACGAAGAGCAAAGCGTTATGTAACTAA
- the sigF gene encoding RNA polymerase sporulation sigma factor SigF produces MDVDVKRDQTLIKDHEMKELIRRSQEGDQQARDEIIKKNMRLVWSVVQRFLNRGYEPDDLFQIGCIGLLKSVDKFDLSYDVKFSTYAVPMIIGEIQRFIRDDGTVKVSRSLKEMGNKIRKARDELSKKYGRAPTVTEIADYLEISPEDVVLAQEAVRSPASIHETVYENDGDPITLLDQIADADEASWFDKIALKKAIEELDERERLIVYLRYYKDQTQSEVASRLGISQVQVSRLEKKILQQIKERMDG; encoded by the coding sequence ATGGATGTCGATGTCAAGCGAGATCAAACGCTGATAAAAGATCACGAGATGAAAGAGCTTATTCGCCGCAGCCAAGAAGGGGATCAACAGGCGCGCGATGAGATTATCAAAAAAAACATGCGCCTCGTTTGGTCGGTCGTCCAGCGCTTTTTAAACCGCGGCTACGAGCCGGACGATTTATTTCAGATTGGTTGCATCGGCTTGCTTAAATCTGTTGATAAGTTTGATTTATCATATGATGTGAAATTTTCCACGTATGCGGTGCCGATGATCATCGGCGAAATTCAGCGATTTATTCGCGATGACGGAACAGTGAAAGTGAGCCGTTCCTTAAAGGAAATGGGCAATAAAATCCGGAAAGCGAGAGACGAGCTTTCGAAAAAATATGGACGAGCGCCAACGGTGACGGAAATCGCTGATTATTTAGAGATTTCTCCGGAAGATGTGGTGCTTGCTCAGGAAGCCGTTCGTTCTCCGGCTTCTATTCACGAGACGGTGTACGAAAATGACGGCGACCCGATCACGCTCTTAGATCAAATCGCCGATGCGGATGAAGCGTCATGGTTTGATAAAATCGCATTAAAAAAAGCGATTGAGGAACTGGATGAGCGGGAACGGCTCATCGTCTATTTGCGTTATTACAAAGACCAAACCCAATCGGAAGTGGCATCTAGATTAGGCATCTCTCAAGTCCAAGTATCCCGGCTTGAAAAAAAAATTTTACAGCAAATAAAGGAGAGAATGGATGGGTAG
- a CDS encoding stage V sporulation protein AA, which translates to MEKTVFVKLRHRVQVKPQAVVAIGDVAQIIANDCNIAEQLKTIPLYAIQPSDKNIVIIDVMKVVRAMMETNDALDVQVIGPAQTIVEVIDQKRSFSTAYFLLIWLLLFVGSAMAIMNFHEDVSMQKVHQHLYEIITGKKIDKPLLLQIPYSLGLGIGMILFFNHVFRKRINEEPSPLEVEMFNYQQSLDQYVILYENKESMRKIDDD; encoded by the coding sequence ATGGAAAAAACCGTCTTTGTTAAACTACGGCATCGCGTTCAAGTAAAACCGCAAGCAGTTGTTGCGATTGGCGATGTGGCGCAAATCATCGCAAATGATTGCAACATAGCCGAACAATTAAAAACAATTCCGCTATATGCAATTCAACCAAGCGATAAAAATATCGTCATTATTGATGTAATGAAAGTTGTTCGCGCCATGATGGAAACGAATGACGCGTTAGATGTGCAAGTGATTGGGCCAGCGCAAACGATCGTTGAAGTCATTGATCAAAAGCGGAGTTTTTCCACTGCTTATTTTTTGCTTATATGGCTGTTGCTTTTCGTCGGATCGGCAATGGCCATTATGAATTTTCATGAAGATGTCAGCATGCAAAAAGTGCATCAACATCTTTATGAGATAATTACCGGGAAAAAAATCGATAAGCCGTTGCTGCTGCAAATTCCTTATTCGCTCGGATTAGGGATCGGCATGATTTTATTTTTTAACCATGTGTTCCGCAAGCGCATTAACGAGGAGCCAAGCCCTTTGGAAGTCGAAATGTTTAATTATCAGCAATCGCTAGATCAATATGTCATTTTATATGAAAACAAAGAAAGTATGAGAAAAATTGACGACGATTGA
- a CDS encoding stage V sporulation protein AB, with translation MTTIEILAVIFVGFAGGLAVGTGFVAFLVVLGVIPRLTQLTKTTKRIHAYEWSAVAGAVAGGWMSLRHTVLYISKYWLIPLGLLHGVFIGMLAAALTEVLNVWPILAKRIGVADKIVILLMAIAFGKIVGSLFHWIYFADYLR, from the coding sequence TTGACGACGATTGAGATTTTGGCCGTTATATTCGTCGGCTTTGCGGGAGGGCTGGCTGTCGGAACAGGGTTTGTGGCGTTTTTAGTCGTTCTTGGCGTCATTCCCCGCTTAACGCAATTGACAAAAACAACAAAGCGGATCCATGCATATGAATGGAGTGCGGTAGCCGGCGCGGTGGCGGGGGGATGGATGAGCCTGCGCCACACTGTTTTATATATATCAAAATATTGGCTGATTCCGCTCGGCTTGCTGCATGGGGTATTTATCGGAATGCTTGCCGCCGCGCTGACGGAAGTGCTTAACGTATGGCCGATCTTAGCAAAACGCATCGGCGTTGCCGACAAAATTGTCATTTTATTGATGGCGATCGCATTTGGAAAAATAGTCGGCTCGCTGTTTCACTGGATCTATTTTGCCGATTACTTACGATAA
- a CDS encoding SpoVA/SpoVAEb family sporulation membrane protein, with the protein MSLKANYRQAVKAFQPKPPYVFNSLKAFVVGGALCAVAELFANSYSHFFSVPLLSAQQLAVMTMMFFAIVFTGAGKYDDFSQFAGAGATMTLAGFANALASAALEHRSEGWTAGIASQMFKAGGAAIVYGVVAAYLLGILYYIMS; encoded by the coding sequence ATGAGTTTAAAAGCAAATTATCGTCAGGCGGTGAAAGCGTTCCAGCCTAAGCCTCCATATGTTTTTAACAGCTTGAAAGCGTTTGTCGTCGGCGGCGCGCTTTGCGCGGTTGCGGAGTTATTCGCCAATTCGTACAGCCATTTCTTTTCTGTGCCGTTGCTTTCTGCGCAGCAGCTGGCGGTGATGACAATGATGTTTTTTGCGATTGTCTTCACTGGGGCAGGAAAGTATGACGATTTTAGCCAATTTGCTGGTGCGGGCGCAACGATGACGCTGGCTGGCTTTGCAAATGCATTAGCAAGCGCCGCGCTCGAACATCGAAGTGAAGGATGGACAGCAGGGATCGCCAGCCAAATGTTTAAAGCAGGCGGTGCGGCGATCGTTTATGGCGTTGTCGCTGCTTATCTGCTGGGCATTTTATATTACATCATGTCTTAA
- the spoVAD gene encoding stage V sporulation protein AD, which translates to MKLAGKQTWVFEHDIYIQETGTAVGPLEAEGPLRESFDIVHDDLYCGEKTWELAERRLMQEAIGVCLQKGNISFNDIDIFLAGDLLNQNVTANYVARTVPAPFLCMFGACSTSMQTIAVGAALIDGGFARTVLAATSSHNATAERQFRYPTELGVQKPKTATFTVTGAGAVVIGRKRGRWRITAATIGKVIDAGTANPFDMGSAMAPAAASTMERHFADLRVSPADYDLIVTGDLSRVGSVIVRQLLAESGYDVTDNYNDCGLMIYRPDQNVFAGGSGCACCAVVTYGHLLKEMERGALQKIFVVATGALLSPTMMQQKQSIPAIAHGVVIEAVKEER; encoded by the coding sequence ATGAAGCTCGCCGGAAAGCAAACGTGGGTGTTTGAACATGATATTTACATTCAGGAAACAGGAACGGCGGTCGGGCCGTTAGAAGCGGAAGGTCCGCTTCGCGAAAGCTTTGATATCGTGCACGATGACTTATATTGCGGGGAAAAGACGTGGGAGTTGGCAGAGCGGCGCTTAATGCAAGAGGCGATTGGTGTCTGCCTGCAAAAAGGAAACATTTCCTTCAACGATATCGACATTTTCCTCGCTGGAGATTTACTGAATCAAAACGTCACTGCCAACTATGTTGCCCGGACGGTCCCCGCCCCGTTTTTATGTATGTTTGGAGCGTGCTCTACTTCGATGCAAACGATAGCGGTCGGCGCGGCGTTAATTGACGGCGGATTTGCAAGAACGGTGCTCGCGGCAACAAGCAGTCATAATGCCACGGCGGAGCGGCAATTTCGCTATCCGACCGAATTGGGGGTGCAAAAACCGAAAACGGCGACGTTTACTGTCACAGGTGCGGGAGCAGTAGTCATTGGCCGGAAACGAGGGCGATGGCGCATTACTGCCGCCACCATCGGCAAAGTGATCGATGCGGGAACGGCGAATCCTTTCGATATGGGATCGGCGATGGCGCCGGCTGCGGCAAGCACGATGGAACGACATTTTGCTGATTTAAGAGTTTCTCCCGCAGATTATGACTTAATTGTGACGGGGGATTTATCGAGAGTGGGAAGCGTCATCGTCAGACAGTTGCTGGCGGAATCAGGTTATGATGTGACGGACAATTATAATGACTGCGGCTTAATGATTTACCGGCCGGATCAAAACGTGTTTGCTGGGGGAAGCGGCTGCGCCTGCTGCGCGGTAGTAACGTACGGGCATTTATTAAAAGAAATGGAACGCGGCGCGCTGCAAAAAATTTTCGTTGTCGCCACAGGAGCGCTATTAAGCCCAACGATGATGCAGCAAAAACAGTCAATCCCTGCCATTGCACACGGTGTCGTGATTGAAGCGGTAAAGGAGGAACGATGA
- a CDS encoding SpoVA/SpoVAEb family sporulation membrane protein: MDYVMAFMVGGAFCAIAQLVMDIGKFSQMHVMCLLVAAGVILGIGGIYDQLIAVAGAGAVLPISGFGYFLAKGVLAQNEANGWLAIGSGMFQFTGAILSFAIVLSFFTALLCKPKG, from the coding sequence ATGGATTATGTTATGGCATTTATGGTAGGAGGAGCGTTTTGTGCCATCGCCCAACTTGTCATGGATATTGGCAAGTTTTCGCAAATGCATGTAATGTGCTTGCTCGTAGCAGCTGGAGTCATTCTAGGAATCGGCGGAATTTACGACCAACTGATTGCGGTCGCCGGGGCGGGAGCCGTTCTTCCCATTAGTGGCTTCGGCTATTTTCTCGCGAAAGGTGTGCTGGCGCAAAACGAGGCAAATGGATGGCTGGCCATTGGTTCAGGAATGTTTCAATTTACCGGCGCCATTTTGTCATTTGCCATTGTGCTCTCCTTTTTTACCGCTCTTCTATGCAAGCCGAAAGGGTAA
- a CDS encoding spore germination protein, with protein sequence MAVKANNIPISEKLTDNEKFLKEKIGVGTSFDLGVRKIHVLKREVHIYYCNGLCDTQYLIELLKQIVRINDDERQTAQAKQIIENRLVHQQVSLVHHLDEAVDRLLSGLIVIFIEGESTGFIVDVRSYPGRQPEEPDTEKVVRGARDGYVENIIVNTALTRRRIRDERLRFEILQVGERSKTDICIAYIKDVADPGLVELVKQELQQINIDGLTMGDKTIEEFLVKQGYNPYPLVRYTERPDVAATHLLEGHVLVMVDTSPSVIITPTTFFHHVQHAEEYRQSPAVGTFVRWVRFLGILTSLFLLPLWVLFVLEPSLLPDKWAFIGPNKQTNIPVIIQILLADFGIEFLRMAAIHTPTPLSTAMGLIAAVLIGQIAIDVGLFVPEVILYVSVAAIGSFATPSYELSIANKISRLLLVIAVALFKVPGLMIGTTVYLLWLIRIRSLNTPYLWPFIPFDPAAFMQIIVRRSAAGAKVRPSIVHPQNRRRQPS encoded by the coding sequence ATGGCAGTGAAAGCAAATAACATTCCGATTTCGGAAAAGCTCACTGACAATGAAAAATTTCTGAAAGAAAAAATTGGAGTTGGAACTAGCTTTGATTTAGGGGTCAGGAAAATTCATGTATTAAAGAGGGAAGTACATATTTACTATTGCAACGGTTTATGCGATACGCAATATTTAATTGAATTGTTGAAACAAATCGTCCGCATTAACGATGATGAACGGCAGACGGCGCAAGCAAAGCAAATTATCGAAAACCGTCTCGTTCATCAGCAAGTCAGCCTTGTCCATCACTTGGATGAGGCGGTGGATCGGTTGCTATCAGGGCTAATCGTTATTTTCATCGAAGGAGAGTCGACAGGATTTATCGTCGATGTCCGAAGTTATCCGGGGCGGCAGCCGGAAGAACCGGATACGGAAAAGGTGGTGCGCGGCGCACGTGATGGCTATGTGGAAAATATTATCGTCAATACGGCGCTAACTAGGCGGCGCATTCGCGATGAGCGGCTTCGCTTTGAAATTTTACAAGTGGGGGAGCGTTCAAAAACAGATATTTGCATTGCTTACATTAAAGACGTCGCCGATCCGGGACTTGTTGAGCTTGTAAAACAAGAGCTTCAGCAAATTAATATTGATGGGTTAACAATGGGGGATAAAACGATCGAAGAATTTTTAGTGAAGCAAGGATATAATCCATATCCTCTCGTCCGCTATACGGAACGTCCGGACGTTGCTGCCACTCACTTGCTCGAAGGGCATGTTTTAGTTATGGTAGATACGTCGCCAAGCGTAATTATTACCCCGACAACGTTTTTTCATCATGTGCAGCACGCTGAAGAGTACCGGCAATCTCCAGCAGTTGGCACATTCGTGCGCTGGGTGCGGTTTTTAGGCATTTTGACATCCCTATTTTTACTGCCGCTTTGGGTATTGTTTGTGCTTGAACCATCTTTGCTGCCAGATAAGTGGGCGTTTATCGGCCCGAACAAACAGACGAATATCCCGGTTATCATCCAAATTTTGCTGGCCGACTTTGGCATTGAGTTTCTACGCATGGCAGCGATTCATACGCCGACGCCTCTGTCTACAGCGATGGGCTTAATCGCCGCGGTATTAATCGGACAAATCGCAATCGATGTCGGATTATTTGTGCCTGAAGTGATTTTATACGTATCGGTTGCAGCGATCGGTTCGTTTGCAACACCGAGCTATGAGTTGAGCATTGCCAATAAAATATCGCGATTGCTTCTCGTCATTGCGGTGGCGCTGTTTAAAGTGCCGGGGCTGATGATCGGCACCACTGTTTATTTGCTTTGGCTCATTCGCATTCGATCATTAAACACGCCGTATTTATGGCCGTTTATTCCGTTTGACCCAGCGGCGTTTATGCAAATTATCGTCCGCCGCTCTGCAGCAGGGGCAAAAGTAAGGCCGAGCATCGTCCATCCGCAAAACCGCCGCAGGCAGCCGTCATAA
- the lysA gene encoding diaminopimelate decarboxylase, whose translation MFFHGTSRVNDKGHLEIGGVDTVDLAKEYGTPLYIYDVALIRTRARAFKEAFQKHRVKAQVAYASKAFSSIAMVQLVEEEGLSLDVVSGGELYTALQAGFPPERIHFHGNNKSREELMMALESGIGCVVVDNFYELELLEQLSKKHGKTTAILIRVTPGVEAHTHDYILTGQEDSKFGFDLNNGQADEALRKALSSPFFSVLGIHCHIGSQIFETTGFVLAAQKIFQKIANWKATYGFVPAVVNLGGGFGIRYTREDDPIPVSEYVDKIIEEVKKQVSEQNIPMPEIWIEPGRSIVGDAGTTIYSIGSQKEVPNVRRYVAVDGGMSDNIRPALYEAKYEAVLANRVLDEKNEIVSIAGKCCESGDMLIWDLPLPKANPGDYLAVFCTGAYGYSMANNYNRIPRPAVVFVENGEAQLVVKRETYEDLVRLDLPLKTKVK comes from the coding sequence ATGTTTTTTCATGGGACAAGCCGTGTAAATGATAAAGGGCATTTAGAAATTGGCGGTGTCGATACGGTTGATTTGGCGAAAGAATACGGAACGCCGTTGTATATTTATGACGTGGCGCTGATCCGTACGCGCGCGCGTGCGTTTAAAGAAGCGTTTCAAAAACATAGAGTTAAAGCTCAAGTTGCTTATGCAAGCAAAGCGTTTTCTTCGATTGCGATGGTTCAGTTGGTGGAGGAAGAAGGTTTGTCGTTGGATGTAGTGTCGGGGGGAGAGCTGTATACGGCGCTGCAAGCGGGATTTCCGCCGGAACGCATCCATTTTCACGGCAATAATAAAAGCCGGGAAGAATTGATGATGGCGCTTGAAAGTGGAATCGGCTGCGTCGTTGTCGATAACTTTTATGAGCTGGAATTGTTGGAACAACTAAGCAAGAAACACGGAAAGACGACGGCGATTTTAATAAGGGTCACCCCTGGTGTCGAGGCGCATACGCACGATTATATTTTAACCGGCCAGGAAGATTCTAAATTCGGATTTGATTTGAATAACGGCCAAGCGGACGAAGCGCTGCGCAAAGCCCTGTCCTCTCCGTTCTTTTCCGTTCTCGGAATTCATTGCCATATCGGTTCGCAAATTTTCGAAACGACAGGATTTGTACTAGCGGCGCAAAAAATTTTCCAAAAAATCGCCAATTGGAAGGCAACGTACGGATTTGTTCCAGCGGTGGTCAATCTTGGCGGCGGATTCGGCATTCGCTATACGAGAGAAGACGATCCGATTCCTGTTTCGGAATATGTCGACAAAATCATAGAGGAAGTAAAAAAACAAGTAAGTGAACAAAATATTCCAATGCCGGAAATTTGGATTGAGCCGGGGCGGTCGATCGTCGGCGATGCCGGAACGACGATTTACTCAATTGGTTCGCAGAAAGAGGTGCCGAATGTCCGCCGTTACGTTGCCGTGGACGGCGGGATGAGCGACAACATCCGTCCGGCGCTGTATGAGGCGAAGTATGAGGCAGTGCTGGCGAACCGCGTGTTGGACGAAAAAAATGAAATTGTTTCGATTGCTGGAAAATGTTGTGAATCAGGGGATATGTTGATTTGGGATTTGCCGCTGCCGAAGGCGAACCCTGGCGATTATTTAGCCGTCTTTTGCACTGGGGCATACGGCTATTCGATGGCGAACAACTATAACCGCATTCCGCGCCCGGCTGTCGTATTCGTGGAAAACGGGGAAGCGCAGCTAGTGGTGAAGCGGGAAACATATGAAGATCTAGTGCGGCTTGATTTGCCGCTTAAAACAAAAGTGAAATAA